Within Cucumis melo cultivar AY chromosome 4, USDA_Cmelo_AY_1.0, whole genome shotgun sequence, the genomic segment GAATTAAAGTTGGATACCGTAAGAAACTAACAAACATATTCTAACACGAACTGCCTAGTGACTATTTTATGTGCGTTGAGGCACATAATAGTTATTTTCTGTCAGTAGGCCCCTGGCAATTAATGTGATCATAGAAAGAGAATGAGAGAAGCGAGAAATGAtgtataatttctttttctaaaaaaatagaacTTGTGAGGATTTTGTATTGAGGGACATGTGATGGTTATGATATACTCCTGACTAATTATCAGAATTGAGGAAGTATAGAAATACAAAGCTTTGGATTAGAGCGGCATCTTTTTGGTTGGCCTAAGTTATGGTTCCAAAAACAGGAACTCTCAAAATCTCCCGGGGTTTTTACCTCTCTGTTATCAATAATAATCGTTCTCTATCACCACCATTCAACTCAAAAGGAAAAAGGTAAGCATGAAAAGTCAACAATGATGTTGATATGCAGAAGTCCATTGCAGAAAAATGTCAGAAAGTGATGTCAATAATATGCCAAAGGAGACGATGTTCAGCTCTATCGCAAATGTAGTTCAGATATTCAACTTAAAGTTTCACGTACCAGGACACTAAACCAGAAGGTTGCAGATAGCAGCTCCAGTCCTCTATCTGAAATAGCCTACATATACGTTATATTATAAGCTTCTAATAATAACAATTACCAACAGAAGGGAAGGAAAATCAGTACAAATTACCATGAAATAAAGGTCTACGGAACCACGTATGTAGAATGATCAAATACGTAATGAGAAGCAGTGAACACTTACAGTGGGAGAAATGTAATTCATCTTAACACCAACCCCAAGAAGGGCAACGAGCACCAGAAGAGACAGTAGACCTACAGGAGCAGAAAAAACCCCAGAGAGGAAGAGATAACCAAATTTCAATACTCATTTGCAAAGAAATTATAATCTCAGTAGCATAGAACTTAACAAACTGCAATTACGTATGAGAGAACAAAACCATTGCAGCGATATTGAAGCCTAGTACGGTCTGACAAAATCACTCCAGGAATAACTCTGCCAGGTAGAACAGATCCAGCAATGGCCaagtaaaagaagaagatgaagaggaTAGCCACCTGATGGCCCAGCAACAAACAGCAGGAGAATCTCAAACACATTGATATATAAATTACACTTATAACAAATACCGATTCACAGGAACAGAATCAAACACTTACAGCTTCCCAAGAGGGAATTGAAGCTTGAAAAAGAAAACCCAGATCCATAATCCTCAAAAACTCGATTCTTGATGACTTTCTGGGAATTTCTCACTTGATTTCCCTCTAGTATAGTGATGAGTTGCCGCAAAAACGAGGGTAATGTCTTCTCGGGATTGTCTAATTTCAACTTTGGCTGCTGCTTTAACTCGAGCCCCGAGTCTCAGTTCTTTCCTACTCCTATATCCGCGGGCGCTGGTTGAACTGCTATTGTAAATCTCTACACCGGGCGGGAACGAGAACCTTTCTGCCTTGGCTGGCTTTTCCAAAACGACAATATTTAGGTGCTGCCTGCCTCGACAGCCAATTTTTCCTGCAGTCCAAATAATTGCTCAATAAACGTCTGCCACGTGGCAAGTAAAACTCTTTTGAATAAattgtttataatttttctttgtgggtaaaagaaaaaaaaaggaggaaatGCAAATGGTTAGGACTTAGGTTAGTCTAAAAAATTACTAATTCGTTGCTCCTTTTCCTGTCAAAACTCTCATTTACTAATCTTTACATcaaaatttcttaaatattttagtttatttagttatatttaaaaaaaaattagatgtATTATACACAATAATATTAGCAACAAAATCATATTTTGAGAATTTATTCATAATTAACAAAGGGTGTGGAGAAATTGCGGTGTTACGCGCCACACTTGATCGTCTACAAAACTCCATCTCCGCTTCTTCCCCATTTCATTTCATAAAGACATAAACTCGCAATTCTCTTAATCACATCACCAACTTTTGCCATTTGCGAATTTAATCCTTCGTCTTCGTTGagataacaaaagaaaaaaaaaaaaaaaaaagcaaaaaccCTAAACCTTCGACTTCCCACTGATCTCTGCTCTTCACCAATGGAGTTTTGGGGTAACTTTCTCTCTTCCCTTTCCCCTCCCCCCCTCTTTCTTCAATATTTATGCTGCTTCGTCATTGGCGCCTCTTTAGGTATTCATACGGTAGAGAAACAGTAGAACAGTGCGTTAGCTTAAGCATCGGGTAggttttttcatcttcttcttagAAGTTTCTGGGTTTAGGTTACCTGTTCATGCAGTGGGCTTTTGCTTTCATATAATTGTTAATGCCGTCTTTGCATTTCGTTGCTAAGTGAAATATAGGAGCAAAGTCGGTTTTTAACTGATATTGTGTTCTATTAAGTTCGTCCCAGTTGAATTTTTTGTGTATCTGGCGTGAATTTGAATGTTACGGTATTGAGTGGAAAAAGTACTTGAACAATTGTAGAGTCGCTTCTTTTACAgatacatgatcttgaactTGGGTTGTTTGAATTTTGACGTGCATAGTTAATTTATATGGGTTCTGTGTTTAGGATTGCTTATGTGCAGCCGTTTTGCTCATCTCTCTTATTTTGACTAATTCACGGTTCTACTTAATCTTATCATGTGTGCGCGTGTGTGTTCTGAACTAATAGTTTGAGAAAACCTTTTATTGCCTGATGTTTCGAACTTTCCAAATTGTTCTTAATTGTTTGTTGTTAATAACTATCTTGTTGGAGATGAGAGATCAAGAAAACATTTTCTGCTGGAAACCAAGACTTGTTTTATATGTTGGAATTATGACTTGGTTCTCTTACATGTCGACTAACCTAATTGAAGCACATTAGTATACGTTCAATTATGTTGTGGTTCTATGTTTCTCCTCAAATTAGTGTTATTGTTATGTTTTGCAGGTGCTGAGGTTAAAGTTGGAGAACCTCTCTTGGTGAGTCCCGGAGAGGAGAAGATACTGCATCTGTCGCAGGTATCATTTATGCTAGTTTGTTGATCTGTTCCTAAGAAATCTGTAGGGCAATAGTTGAGTTATATATTCTCCACAGGCCTGTCTTGGAGAGTCCAAGAGCAAAGGAAGTGAACAGGTTTTCCTATATGTCAAGGTTGGCAATCAAAAACTTGTTCTTGGGACACTATCCTCGGAGAAATTCCCACAAGTGTCTTTTGACCTGGTGTTTGACAAAGAATTTGAGCTATCTCATAATTGGAAAAATGGAAGCGTGCACTTTACAGGATATACATCTCTCCTTCCAGAAGAATATCCTTTATCTGAATTCTTAAGGCCCTTCTCgattttggtttttggtttttgatttttgaaaattaagcttataaataTTACTTCTACACATAAAATTTAATGTATGGTTATCCCTTCCAAGTTTCAACTGGTGTTTTCAAATACCTATTCaagttttataatttatttttttttaaaaaaaaaccaattttcaaacacttgtttttctttttagattttGAATAGGAAGCAGGAGGACCTCAAGTTTTTCTTTAAGAAACGTGAAAACCTTAAACCCTAATTGAGAAATTAGGAGGAAACAagcataaattttaaaaacaaaattataaagaTGAAATTGTTGTCGAGCAGGGCctaaatcattttagttttattttttaaacttatttttcatACTATTTTGTTTAATTGTTTGATTTGCATTTCCTATGTTGTTTTCTTGACTAGTTTGAGTTTTTTCCATTGCCACGGAGGAATCTACTTGTAAGTTGTTTCTCAACTTGCTGTCATTAGTActtccttttttatttcttttaaaccaATGATTAAGTGTTCTTGATTGCTATTTTTCAATTTCAGATACTGATTCTGAAGAGGATTTTCCTCTAGCTGTCACTGACAATGGTGATGTTTACTCTCTAGACTTCCTTGTACATTTGTCATTGAAATAAACTTAGTAACATAAGCTATTATACTTTGGTGCAGGAAAGCCAGAGCCAGAGCCTAAGAAAGATGCAAAGCCTGATACTTCCGGAACCAAGAAAAAAGTGCAGATTGTAGAACCAAACAAAGTTGCCTCTAATTCAAATATTGACAGTAAGAAGAATGAAGACAGTTCTGATGAAGATGATGACGAGGATGAGGAGAGCACAGATGATGAGGTACTCTTAGATGCCCTTTTACATTCTACTTCTAagtatgaaaatttatttttgaaaaaagattCATGACCAGGAACGgataaacttaattaatttagcTCTCCTCATTTTCTTTGTTCGTGGCAATATAACGTTCTAAAATCAACAGCATTTTGGCAGAATAGGCATATTACTATTACCGGTCAATGATTCCTTCACACCCAGTCCATAATAATAGTGCAACTTATTTAGAAAAACTTGCTGCATGGGTCCTCTCTTTctacaaaataataatagtatagCTAACTTATTAAAAAAGACTTCCTACTACCCGAGTCCTCTCTTTCCACAAATTGGATATTCCTTTACGTGGAGGCAAAAATCATACCTCCAAGACAGTTCACTGGTTCTAGGCACTATGCACAGTTGAGCTCCATGCCTTCCATGAcgagaaattttaaaatcttgATCAGAAGAATTTGGCTATTCTTAAACAATGTTATTTTATGATTCTATAGTTAGGGGTTGCATCAATTAGAAAcccaaataataatattatcaaTTTACTTTCCTAAGttaatcaatttaaaccttCCCATTTATAACTTTTCACCTCATTTCAAGTATGATAATTTGACATCTTTCAATATTACAATGGTCATAAATATAATCACTGGAGCATTGTTCGTTCTGAGCTACTTCATTAGCATTGATCTGAGTCATATGAGGAAATTCTGTACCATAGTATTTACTCTACCAATATGGCCATTGAATTTCAACTTTCTTTGTCAACGTCGTGATTTTCTTTAGAATGAAAATGGAGGTGAAGAAGATGATACCAATGATGACGAAAATGAGTCTTCTGGAGTCGATAGCGAAGACTCTGATGAGGACTCGGATGACAGTTTGGAAGAGGACGAGCAGACACCTAAAAAGGTATGAGGCTGCCATCTTTCTctcatttttattattacttttggGTAAGAAACCAAATTTTAATGGTGAGAAATGAAGTCAATCGATTGGGTTAAGCTAGATATTCTTTTGctttatttgctattttcttaatcaaataattattgaaaccattgaaggCTGAAGCAAGCAAGAAGAGGCCTTTAGATTCTGCTAATAAAACGCCTGCTCCTGATAAGAAGGCAAAACTCGTCACTCCTCAGAAGACTGGTTTGTTTCTTCTCTATTGCCCCTTTATATTGCTACTGTAGATGTGAAGTTGACCTGTGATTCTTATCATATTAGTATTTTTTGGTTGGAATTCATGTTGTTTCATTCTTGTTATTCATTAGCAGGTTTGGGGGTGGACTTCAAATTCTCGAACTCTAAAACAAATTGCTAAGATGGGGTTTTGgattttagattttgaatttaatttctttttatattatatataattttgtgaCAGATGGCAAGAAAGGCGTTGCTCATGTAGATACTCCTCATCCTTCAAAGAAGGCCGGGAAAATGCCTGCTGCTAATGACAAAACTAAACAGCAGACTCCCAAATCAGCAAATGCCGCATTCCCTTGCAAAACTTGCAACAGGTAACTCATGCTGCCTATTTCCTTAACTGTATGGAGAGAATTAAGATTGTTAACAACTTCAATTTAATCGTGGCAATAAACTTTATTGAAGGACATTTGGCTCAGAAACTGCATTACAATCCCACACAAAAGCCAAGCACACAGCCGACAAGTGATCGGGTTATTGTTTTAGGAGGAATATGGTGCATGGATCAGCTCAACCTGACCAGTATATCAGATCAGAATCACGATACTGGATGGTTGTGAATTTTCTACCCCGATCCTTTTGAGgttcattttctaaatattcaGGTGTGATTTCAAATCTTATTATTATCATAAGCTCTAGTTACTTGTGAATGGCTTGTCTTCGACATTGCGTGTGCTGTAGAATTTTTTTAGATCCAGTAGAATATTGTTTAATGTTACTTAGCTGGAGCTTGGAGttatctttattattattgCCTTCTCTCCTGtccagttttttttttccttttatttttggGTTGACATTGGAAAtgaaagatgaagaagatgaaataatCATTGGCTCTTGGTCTTGGTTAACTTGTGTAACTTTGTTGATAGAAGTTGGGTAGTTTTATCTCGTCAATTTTCTTAGGCGTTGTTTGGAAGATAGGGGGCTTTTGAAGACTAGGAACATTACCGGAATGGTTCGTAACATGGTATCGGTGGTCATGTTCATACCTTTGCAGTGCCATTTCTTCTTCAATTAACAATGATTCACCTGTTGGATATTCTACAAATTTTTAATTGGTTTAAGCGTTTGGGTCAATTTTGACTAACCGAATATATTTGTATGTTTTGTCTCTAAAATTTGAAGAACGTTTAGAAGATGCTTTTGACTAAATATTGTTGGGTTTAGTTATTGCCTTAGATGTTATAATCGGGTGTCTCACAATTTGGCTAACCACGCTCTCTCGTCTGTCTTCATCTTCTTGGGCCTACGATTTCCCTCTTGCTTTCTTCAATTGTTGCTCCGGAGATGGAGTTTCTGGGAAATTTGTAGTCGTCTTTTTGTTGTTTGCTTgttttctttcaaaaataaattaaaaagaatgaTCAAATATAGGTTGTTGGTTCAACTTTTGTGTGGACATAATATTCATTGCGAGTTATAGGCTCTTTCTCATGTGATTAGTCTTCTCCATCTACTACGCCATTGTTgagatttattattatttaatgtgATTATTTActctaaatttgaaaaaacaaaatagttataTCATAGAAGATTAAAAGTCAATTTTTATaacaaaaaattgtttaatcaCTCTCTTATATCTTTAGGTTTTGGCTACTTTTGATCTcttgcaatttttttattttttttttgttcaatttaatcttcacatttttcattttagtccattattcatttttttcttaattccttttgattACAATGATAGCATAATTCTCtgaatttgttaaaattttgtCAAATAGTAATTAAAACGATCACTTTTAGATGATGGAAACTGGAAACTAAACAAACTTTTTGAAAGTACAaagtaaaataaacaaaagcTCCTTTTAAGAATTAAAGTGAATAGTTCATAACCAAAAAGGTTCAGTATTGTTTGTGTTTTATGcttctttatatttttcttcCGTAAAGTATCATTCTTAGGAGAAGCTAGTGCGTGACGAGTAGAAGCATTCGTATTCTAACTTTAGTTGGGAATGTTTTAAACTAGGTTTAAAtagattaagaaaaaaaaaaaaggtaaaaggtaaatatatatgtgtgtgtgtgtagaGGTACGATAACTTGAACTATGAGTGAAAGTTGGTTCGATCTTATTAGTCCTGGGGTCAATCAAGAACGGTCAAACCAATTGGTTTTATAAGGAAGGAAGGGACCTAAATTAATCTCTAATAAATAATCGATTTTAATCCGATTTGGTTCTCCGTTTTAAgcacttcttttttcttctctatttttatttttatttttattttcacttttccaaatagaaaatatacacattttttttcctaaacATCAAATACATACTCACCATAAtagttaaaaacaaaaactaaaagaaaccTAATCTTAGAGTTTCTTTTGTAAGAAAACATACACACATACTTGGGTTCAATGCAGCTTTGGTTGATTTTTTCAATAAAAGAAATTGATATAAGCCTATACTTTTTGGTTTTATACTTACAAATCAAGATCAATTTTATGCTAAATTTTTGAATTGAATTAGTGAATCACTTTTGGTTTTTTGAACACTACTCCTAATTTGAAAGtccaattttaaagaaaaaacattcCAATTATTATAAAAAGTATCATTAAACGTGTATACATGTGTAAATATCAAGTTTCATATAGATAAATGATTAGAATTATAACCTCCACATCACTGAGCTAAAGTTAACTAAAACaaataagtaataataataataataataataataataataataataggtaAAGAAGAAGGTCTAAAAAAAATGGGTGGGGGGCGACCCCTATTTTATTGTGATATTTCATTGTTGTATTGTAGTTTCCGCCTGAAAAGTGTTGTCTTCTTTTTAACTTACCAAAATCAAAACCACTCGAAGCTCAtctctctcctctcctctcctcaACAATGGCGGCCTCTTTCTCCATTTCAAGGCTCTCTCTTTCcttctcctcttcttcttcttttgctaCTACTTCTCTCTTTCCCTCCGCCAGACCCACCGCCCTCTCTTTCTCTTCCCTTCCCTTCAATTCCCTCCGCCGCATCTCCCCCAAACCCCTCCGATTTTCCTCCTTTCCCACCTCCAAATCCACCATCTCCGCCACCATTTCCGTCGGCGACAAGCTTCCCGACTCCACATTTTCCTACTTAGACCCCGCCGGCGAGCTCCAAACCACCACTGTTTCCGACCTCACCAAGGGAAAGAAAGCCGTCTTCTTCGCTGTACCTGGTGCTTTCACCCCCACTTGCTCTCAGAAGCACCTTCCCGGTTTCGTCGAGAAATCGGCTGAGCTTAAGGCCAAAGGAGTTGATACTATCGCTTGTATTTCAGTCAATGATGCCTTTGTGATGAAGGCGTGGAAGGATAACCTTAATATCAAGGATGAGGTTCTGTTGCTGTCTGATGGGAATGGGGATTTCACTAGGGCTATTGGGTGCGAGCTGGATTTGAGCGACAAGCCTGTTGGACTGGGTGTTAGGTCGAGACGTTATGCGCTTCTTGCTGAGGATGGAGTTGTGAAGATCTTGAATTTGGAGGAAGGAGGTGCGTTTACCTTCAGTAGTGCCGAGGACATCCTCAAAGCTCTTTGAATGAGATGAGATAAGAATAAGATAAGGAGGTTCCTTTCGTTTTTCTGTTGGTCTCTATCATTTTCCTTCTTGTTTGTTTGTTGGCTCACTAATAGGGTAGCAGTTTCAGTTTTGGCGAATAAATGAGATCCAATAcatattttagaataaatttcTGAGTTCGTTCATCTTCATGGTTCTGAATTTACATTGGTTTCTCCTTTTTCTTATTTGGGTTTTATGCTTCCATGTTTTGTAATGAGAAAGAATGATTAATTTGGGGCGCCTGTAATGTGTTCGACCAAATGCCTCAGAGAACGCACTTCTGACGTGACTTCCTCTGCCGTTTTCCTTTGACTAAATATATCATTGCCTCGGTTAAGTTTATAGCATCTTTTAATTTCATCTCCAaagtttcaaatattttaagCAAATCACTATTTAATCCTTTGTCTTATTGGGTTCAGTTAGGACTTAGCAACGAGAGAGAACCTAGTTTTAGGTTTTCATATTGAATTAGCAACTTTCAATTGCGTCAGGGAAGTTTATATCATCTTTTAGTTTCATCTCCAAATTTCAAAATGCTTTTATTCATCAAATTCCTTAACTTATTGATGCTCTTCGAAGTTGTTGATATTTTATCCTTTGATTGTGACTTTTTGGGTTCAGTTAGCACTGAGCTA encodes:
- the LOC103486568 gene encoding histone deacetylase HDT1 translates to MEFWGAEVKVGEPLLVSPGEEKILHLSQACLGESKSKGSEQVFLYVKVGNQKLVLGTLSSEKFPQVSFDLVFDKEFELSHNWKNGSVHFTGYTSLLPEEEESTYTDSEEDFPLAVTDNGKPEPEPKKDAKPDTSGTKKKVQIVEPNKVASNSNIDSKKNEDSSDEDDDEDEESTDDENENGGEEDDTNDDENESSGVDSEDSDEDSDDSLEEDEQTPKKAEASKKRPLDSANKTPAPDKKAKLVTPQKTDGKKGVAHVDTPHPSKKAGKMPAANDKTKQQTPKSANAAFPCKTCNRTFGSETALQSHTKAKHTADK
- the LOC103486566 gene encoding peroxiredoxin-2E-2, chloroplastic; the encoded protein is MAASFSISRLSLSFSSSSSFATTSLFPSARPTALSFSSLPFNSLRRISPKPLRFSSFPTSKSTISATISVGDKLPDSTFSYLDPAGELQTTTVSDLTKGKKAVFFAVPGAFTPTCSQKHLPGFVEKSAELKAKGVDTIACISVNDAFVMKAWKDNLNIKDEVLLLSDGNGDFTRAIGCELDLSDKPVGLGVRSRRYALLAEDGVVKILNLEEGGAFTFSSAEDILKAL